The genomic stretch CCTGAGATATACAATGGTTTGGATGAAGTACGTAAGTCTGTGCTGCTGAACATGTGTTTCAACCTGGGTATTGGTGGCTTGCTTGAATTTAATAACACCTTGGCATACATAGCTGCGGGGGATTGGAAACGGGCTGCCAATGGCATGCTGGCATCCAAGTGGGCAAAGCAGGTTGGTCGCAGGGCGATTGAACTAACCGAGCTGATGAGGAAAGGTAAGTGATACCGATCCCGG from Candidatus Cloacimonadaceae bacterium encodes the following:
- a CDS encoding glycoside hydrolase family protein, whose protein sequence is METKLLERIKEQLVRQKGLRLKPYRCTAGKLTIGIGRNLDDCGISQTEAYLLLENNIQNCERQLLDEIPEIYNGLDEVRKSVLLNMCFNLGIGGLLEFNNTLAYIAAGDWKRAANGMLASKWAKQVGRRAIELTELMRKGK